The sequence ATTTCATTGCAGGGTTAAGAATGGTACCATATAACTCATTAGCTAATATGCTTCTCCGATATCCTGCAAGTGTGATGTTATTTGTTTGTCATGAACAGCTTGTTGGATGTGAGGTAACATCAGTCTCAGCCGCCACTTCCCATGTGGATAAGACTTTACCTGGACCAGACAATATAACATCAAACTTGTAAGTGTAACTACACTAATCCCCGTCTCTTAGCACACTGATTTCACATGAACACCCTAAACCAGGACAATTCTTTGCTCCATAGTCAGCTCGAGAATGGATGCTCTGGGGTTTTTGTTATGGTTGTGTCTTCAAGGTCTCCAAAGGCATGTAGTAAGACTTGGATGTTCTGCTTTCGACAGCGCTAATAAACTATAGTTTTTCTCACATAACTTATACTTTTTAGATATTATGGAGAGTCGTAGGACTAAAGGGTACTGTTCAACTAGAGCGTGGAGTCGAAGGTGGCCGACACGGTTACATGGTTTGTTTACTTTAACATGTTGCTAACTGaaatattcagattttgctTGAAACTACTCAACTCAAATGGCTATGATCTTCTGAGCTTTTCAGGCCACGATTTACGGAGGAGGAGGGACATCAAGGACCATTTTTTACCCGTTTAGTGGAGTGACTGAAGAACTAAAAGCATTCTTCAATGATATTTCAGAGACGTCAAAGGTAATCCTAGAATCTTAGCCTTAAAATGCAAGAACTCAAAACATGGATGTTTTGTTACCTAAAATCTCCAACGGAATTGTTGCAGGAGCAAGAGCCTCGTCTATCATACGTCGAAGGTGCTCGTGACGTTGCAGTTCTTGAAGCAATGCTCGAGTCTGGTGCAAAGAATGGAGCAGTAGTCCCTGTCACCAAATTCTAGCCttgaacccttttttttttttatgaacctTCTTTAATAAGTACGATTTAGACAACTAGAGACCGCCAAAGCTTTGttgaaataaaaattgttacCTTTCAACATAAAAATGCAAACTCTATCATATTATTCCGAGACTTATGCATTCTCGGGGTTCTGTTCTAAAGCTTTTAATAATTACAATAAGAATTGCAAACAGATTAAAAGCCTATATAATAATAACCCATCATCTAAGTTCAGGCATTAAACGCACatgaataaattataaactaatatgATTGGGCTGAGATGGATTCAGTTCAAAGCATGTGCTCAAATCCTCCACCTTGATGTGTTGGGACTCGACCAACTCCAACATTGAGAACCAACTGTTGCAGCCACCTCCTTGCAATTTGATCCTCCTGAAACGAAATATACCAAGTTTTCAACTAAATCATCTCTTACACAAACAAGCTCAAAACTTGAGTTAAGAAAATGACAATGACTTACGCGAAGACAATTGCTAAAGGTTCCATCTCGTAGCGAGTCAGGGAGGCAACTTCCGAGGGCAGCACAAGCCCTAAGTAAAACACAAACTCGAGTATTAAAAAGCCAAGCacatgaatatatatgaaaactcATCTCTGATCGAGCTAAACCAACCTTGGGTTGTCTGATAAACGAAGATAGCAACGAATGATATGCTTCAAAAGGCGCGGTGAAGGCTGCTCCACAAGTGACTGAACCATATTGCCCAAAACTCGACCAACTGCAAAAAACCTCTCTGCTGTTGTGCAAATGTAATCCATCCCCACATCATCCAACAAGATCTTTTGAACAATGAACGTTGCAACCTGTCAATAATATATCATGTAAATTTGTAAACTAGACATTGCACAATTCTACTGTAGACACAATCTAACTTGTGAGAACTAGATTCATGAATTTATTTAATCCAAGCCTAGAAAATATAGGTAATACGTTGTTCAGAATTTCGGCTACAGTATTCATACAGTTTAGAAAAACAGTGGCACGAAGAATTGAGACGGTTTCGTTAGAGACTGTCAAAAGTTAAGATTTGAGTTATTAAATGAACAATTTTGAAACGCCAAAAGTTGAACACATTATAACCGCAGACATAATAAATACATCTCAGAAGAATATATAACtgaccaaaatattaaattaagtaaaaagGCTCACAGTTTTTGACAGCTCACTCCCCATCTCCATGGTGCGGAGGCACAGAGGGATAATTTCAGTTGAAAGAAGGAAGCTAATGACCTCCGTATCATCAACCTGGTTCAAAAAGTGAAATAAGGATCTCAATGACTTTTAGTATTTCATACACTACTAGCTagcaaaaaaaaggaatataaatTATCCACAGTATCATTTAAGTAGAAACCAAGGCCATTTACACATCTTCAGCAAGAATTTGGTGGGGAACCTCAGAACAGAAGAGAAACAAGCGACAGCAAAGGGGGCAGAAGGTTTACCTTCACAAGTGCACCAATGACACCTAAGCTAGTAAGCCGCAAGTACTCGAAGGGCCTTGACTTACTCGTTGTGTTAAGGAATGGATAAAGGTACAATGGGATGTGGGCTGTGTATAGGAACGAAAACGgcataacaattaatacataaGTTGTAAGTACTTCATGAAATAAATTGAAACCATAAAaggtatataaaataaaaagataaccACCACTCAATAGCATTAAACAGACTAGACGATATGATAGACATCCCCAATCGCACATATCATTATATTATAGCCAAGCTAAGCCTGATGGAAAGAACAAGAACATTACCCTTGAGAAACAACATTCTTGTGTCAGAATGAGATGCAACGCACTGCAGAGTACAACAGCCAGAAACAGAAGAGTATCAGGAACTTGATGGATTCAGCAAATATATCAACATGCAATCAAACATCctaaataaaaaagtgaaaaatcTCCATGCGAACCTGAAGAAGAGCTAGTGAGTTGCAAACACGGTTGGACTGAGCAGGAGTCAGATTTGGAGGAGCAAGCACAGAGTAGATTGATACTATCTCCTGCAAGCAAAAGCAAAATAGAAGAAACCAGTCAAATCATACCGACACTAACAAGGAATAAATAACATCTGGATATAAATGAATCATTTGCAATCAATAGACTCATCAATTtttaacaagaaagaaaaaaacatttaaataactGGATATAACTGAAAACAGATGCATTCAAGTCATACCTGCAACAAGGCAGCAATGGTACCAAAGGAGTTCCACAAGAGAGGAGCCAGATCCTGAAACAGTTCTCGCTTCTacaagagaaacaacaacaagtcAGATATACTCAAAATCGTCTAACGCAAAAAGATTCGACCTTTTTCAGGTTTCATGCATAACCAAGTTCCCAAACTCACATacgaaaagcaaaacaaaaacactcaattcattttttcataagaaaagttcccaacttgaattttttttcacttgtgTAACCCTAGCTCTCTCTCGTTGACGAATCGGGCAGAGAAAACGACAGCCCATAAACAAGGAAGAAAAACATGAGAGATTAAAAATTAGGAGAAACCTTGGAAAGC comes from Camelina sativa cultivar DH55 chromosome 19, Cs, whole genome shotgun sequence and encodes:
- the LOC104765967 gene encoding cell differentiation protein RCD1 homolog; its protein translation is MANLHPSLSMGTPFGGPSTSAQNPTGAPANKDRNLASAEQLVLDLSNPELRENALLELSKKRELFQDLAPLLWNSFGTIAALLQEIVSIYSVLAPPNLTPAQSNRVCNSLALLQCVASHSDTRMLFLKAHIPLYLYPFLNTTSKSRPFEYLRLTSLGVIGALVKVDDTEVISFLLSTEIIPLCLRTMEMGSELSKTVATFIVQKILLDDVGMDYICTTAERFFAVGRVLGNMVQSLVEQPSPRLLKHIIRCYLRLSDNPRACAALGSCLPDSLRDGTFSNCLREDQIARRWLQQLVLNVGVGRVPTHQGGGFEHML